TCTACTGTGCCAAGGAAAACCccgaatgaacattcaagagttgccaaagttcctctcataaaatgtttttttttaaaaggagagtTACAGGTAAAGATATTCCCCCGAAatcttcagataatttagatctgatttcaaatgaaattctcgaATAAATTGGGAGAAAAACTTGCAgcgatttccctgaaaattcgtgatttgtctttgaaaatttggcaacgcctgaaaggcTCAtatagcgttcttccttaccacgtcAGTAGTTGCAGACTTGTCTCGTCTTGGAGTCTGTTAGATTTTAGATCTGATTAATGATTATCATCCTTGAAACTTATTAAAATGTCTGAATtattaatgaattttaaaacCTCTGATTATTTGAAAGCCTAAATTCGTAATACATATTGTCTGaacttttttccttgaattttttgaaatacttATTCACTAACTCAACCATCACCTAATAGGTATGCgctctttgaaaattgaatttatgtCTTATGCACCTTTTTATTCTTTGCTTTTTATATATTAATAATATATGATATTTTATTAATTGTTAATTTATCATGGAGttacaaatttaaagaaagtcAAATTTCTTACAGAGGAGGTACGTCAATTAAGGAcatatattaaaaattaaaaaatcttccTAGTTAGCAAATGTATTCAATTTATAAAATTCGGTAAGGCATTATCAGATGCTTTGGTGTTTTCAGTTTCCTTTACTTCTCTTAAATAATCATAATTATAATCATGTTACACGTTTCACTCATATTTACGCTCTTATACACTTTATAATCATGAATTAGGGGAATATCATCAAGTTTTTAATATTCTATTATTGCCGATTGATTTTCCAGTTGTTCCACTTCCAATCACTCCGGATCCTTTTCCGCGGTGTAATCAGCTTCGTGCATCTTTCTGCGATACAGCGCCTGAGCTTATCTGTGATGAATTTTGTCTAGGTAGGAAATAATGTCATTGTAGTTGTATCATGTCCCTAGGATTATGGGAaactgaaaaagttgaaaagtccGTGAAAGTCGTATCCTCcacaaatttacaaaaagttcaTCATTAgagccaatattttttttttaactaacaataaaaaagatttgaaaattCTTGTAATCATGATTCCATATGTTTctaaaaattcaacatggcaTTTATGCACAATAACGTACAGTATAATGTGATTgatttaaatcatatttttcaatttaattatttaaaccAAACTGAAATTAATTTACTTCAGTTGATTTTTCTACAACTGGGTACCTGCCTCTTGTCAACATTGATAAGTGAATATTTTTGTAGTTGTTTAAGTGACGATAAAGATATTTAAATTAAGAAGCCTAATTCATCTATTCCATCAAAAGTAAATAACttaaaaaaaggatgaaatatCTGGTCTCAACTTTTGCCTCCTTCGAAAATTCTCTGATAGATtctgttttcagttgtggagatGTAAATTTAAATCTACTCTTGTGATtacaaaaatttgacatttttctgattaatATCTTAAATGTATTACTTACTTTGTTATCAATATTTCAACAATTTGCTTGACAGTTCTCATCATTTTCTAGGAAACAATCGTCATGAACCAATTGGTGCCGCATTGCTCACGAACAAAAGCTTGATTGGGAATGCCGCCTACTCGACTCCAATTATGGTTTTGTGTGGCAAAAATGAATCAGACTCATTGTCTTTTCTGGTCATGACTCTGACTTCTTTGATCCATCAACCAGGAATCCAGCCGGTCAACGTTCGCTTATTGCACTTTGCCCATCAAACACATATCCCACTCCTGGCAAAACTTTTCGGTTTCTTGAGCAATGTTTACCAGCAGAGCTATTCAAATCAAAGtgagatatttttaatttaaaaatttccatttctgtcTGAATTTTAGCTCCGTTTCCATAGATCATTAAAAATGAAGGAGGAGGACAGTTAACTTTGTGAGCTTCTCAGTTGCAGTGAAATTTCTGCTCTCATGCAGACGTAGGTAGTAAAAAAGAATATTCATACACTTTTTGGGGTACCCATCAATATACAGTGAGACACTATTTTTGCATGTAGGTATGACCCTCCACAGAGAAGCCTGTCTAAAGCCCCAGAGGCCAAATCGacagtaaaactgcaaaaactaGTAACCTCATTTTTGAAAGTCCCACTCCTAGTTTATTTTATCTAAAGAGAAAGAACCAaacaaatttctcaaaattttcacagaatatttgtCACACAAAGCTAGAGAAAATAAATCGGGGAGGTTTTCAAAATGATGctgagtatttttccatttaaaaaattaattatgactGAAAGTCTACAGAGTTGCAAACCGAGGTGCGGATTCACCGTCAATATGCACTTCTGCTTTTTAAAATACCTAAACTTATTGACCAAAAGCCACTGAAATAACTTCATGGACTTCAAAGTTCCGAACATTTTCGTTCTGACAAATCCAAGTTTCCAAGAGACTTGGGGATTAATAAAccttcatttgaaaaatctaTGTTGGTATATCTCCAGTCTCTTCCATTGCCTCTTTAAAAATATAAGTACGTTCACATTTCTGAGGACTGAAATAAATTTGTCCTTGTTAATTTAAAGAAAGTTTGTACATGATGGAGCTCTTGAATTTTCTCGATAACAAGTTGATGTTTCCTGATTTCAGGCGAAACGGAAATGGCCCTTGATCTAGCACACAACTTTTATCCACAGAAAAAATACATCATTATTATTGAAAGCGAGTTGATTCTCTCGCCTGACTTCTTATTTTTTATGGCCCAAGTCCTACCAGTCATGGAGGGTGATGAAAGCATCATTGGAATCTCAGCCTGGAACCCTTATGGTAAATATGATCTGCTgaacaaaatatttgaatttatttaGGCTACTgattatgaaaataattttggtaAACCATTTGCAAATGATTAAAAACTTTGTAATAATGGTCTCTTCAGTTTCCACTCTGTATCCCATAGGATTTTTCTTGACCCACGTTTCATAGAAATGAAAACGTGTTAGGAGATTTTCGTTAACTCTTCACTTTTGCGAGAGCTCCTTTACTGAGACGTATCTCCCTGCATGAATAAGATGAACAGggtttaaaaaatgttgagaatGAAGAGTAATGTTGAATGAAGAGTAATTTtcgttataattttttaaaccaTACCTGCAACATTCGCCTAAGGTCACTCTTATGAcagaattttctatttttattaaaactgaATGTAATAAATTAGTCAAAACATTCataaaaactttcattttttttttttggcacagGTTACGAAAATTTGTCATCCAAAAAGCATGAAGCTTACCGCGTTGAATACTTTCCAGGACTTGGATTTTTGATGTCAATGAGAATCTACACAGATTACCTACGAGGAAATTTTTCTTGCTGTTTTGAAAGGTAGATTTCATCATTATTTCGTTTTTACTTTAATAAAAACACTTTTGCATTGCTCTTAATTTTGAAGTTCTTAAGCCAAAACGTTTGATAACTCACCATGAAGTATTTGTAATGAAGATCTTGCAATGCATTCGTGACGAATCCGCGTGGACATCATCTGTATCATTTTCTCAGGAtaattaaaatgtatttctgtatttcagaaatttcatcgGTTGGAGTAGCACATTAAAATCCTTGCCTGGATACACTATCATTCCGGATGTCTCCAGGGTATTGCGCCGACCAATCGCTCCTTCAGCAGCATCTGATGAATACcaaaaaatgttcacatttCAGAGAGAAACTAATGTGTAAGTACCTCATCTGGATACTAGTTATTTTCCACATGGgtaattttatttaagaaaatatgATTATCTCAAATTAATATCTGCGTTATTCGTTCTTGTCTGTTAAAACTCAAAAGTTGCCTGCTAAAGTTAAGTTAAGACTTTCTAAAGGAACGGTGATAACTCTTAAAGTAGGTAACAGGATGGTAGAATGGCGctaggtccacactattttccaggaaaatcaAAGTAGAAActtccaaaaattggattacTTATTGATTTATTGCATCTGCCAGAGCTGAACACATTTCCCTTCAGTCTTGCACCGATACTCGTTAGAGTTTAAACTTTTGactcaaataaaattttctagaaTTCTAATTCTAATTGATTGATTCAGGCCACATTCGTagtattatttttctcttaccACTTGAAGTTCACTTGAAGTTCTATCTCCATTCCAATGATTTCTTTCCAGGGATGTTGATGCATGGATCGACCACCCTCACAAGCTGAAGAGCCACCAGTACTTTAATGAAATAGTCAATAAATTATTGTCGAGCACAACAATTCATTTATCAGAGCATGACATATCCAATTGTGCGAGAGAACCAAACATGGCCGCCATCAACGCCTTGCGTAATTTTAAAGGGTGAGTAGGTATGAAGGCTACTATTCAATCCCTGACATCTAGGaatgttttcattaatttagATTTTCACATTGAAACTACCTCTCTACATTTGGAACTACAGGTTGACTGTTTCAGGAGAGCCCCTTGTTATTGAACACTTGTTATAGTAACTGATACAGTAAATAGATAGAAAGCGACTTACCTAGGTACATTTTGCACTTTTGATTGACTCCTTGTAGAGTAGATGGAACATTATGACGTATCTTATGTCAACTGCTTGTGAATTGTGAAttgattaacaatttttttgcatgaatattactttcatgaaaaaattctgaagtcTGAAGAACTATAATGCTACTTATCTCAGAAACAGATCCACGTTCCTCTCTGTAAGAGGAGCAGTAGGATCAAGGTAACAGCAGAGAGAGATGCATCGAAAAACTTTCTGTCAGCTCGTAAAAGAATTAtgtaattatttaattaaagaaaaaattcatgagaCACTGCTTTGAACGATTTCTTCTTTCCCTAAACTTTGTGGAGGTGAAAAAGAGTGTTGTTAATATTGCAAAACCctgtaaaaattttgagagatgattttaatttcttcttttttcaaaaaaatgggaGCGGGGATTTTTAAACAGTGTAAACAAGATgtatggtctggtagtttcgaTATTGATAAGGAATCCTCTTTCTTGTTTTCAGGAAGTCCTTTGTGATCAATTACAATGAAACCTCAAGCCCTGGTTTTGGAACTTTAGTGTCACTCTTGAATTGTTTTGACATTTACTCGCCCAAAGACCATCGCCCATTCAACCTCTACAAAGGGCTATTTCGGTAAGTGTCTTCGGATCCCATGAAAGTTAGAATGAAATTTCTTGCATAAAATTGAAACATCTATTAGTTGTGATATTAGTAGAATGAGTTAACTAGGTACGCAAACTGTAGACTGGCGTTTTGATGGTTCAGgttaaaaattagaagaaaatttgtccaaacaccaagtttttgaaattaactGAGTTGTAAATTGCTCTTCAAGAAACACGGTATATGATGATATCCATTACAGCACTGCGCatcatggtttcttccacctttgaTTCATCAATTAGTGAAACATAAACTTGCGCTGGTTGCCTCACATGAGGTAAGGATGAAACCAAGGATGGAGAAACAACTACATATGTGCGCCACTACTGTGGATTACATCATACGCTTGAGGGGTGATAGCTAATTATAGTAGGAGTTACATAGACTAAAATTTTGGAGCCTAAATTGAAAGTTTTCCAATCGGGCTGAAATGAAGCTGGTCCCCTTAGAAATGACCCGCTTTTCCGATGGTCCGAATGGTCCGATTTTCTGGTCTAAAACCCTTGATGAGTTCATTGGAGCTCACAACTGGCCAAAAATTTGTTATTATTACAATTATTAATCAACTTAATTTACTACTGATCAAAAGAGAAATACAGAAGTTGTGAAAGAAAGTAATTATTATCACCATCCTCGTTTTTTTGCAGGTTCTCGATGAATGACAATGATGTATTTTTGCTGGAGGCATCATCTCCGTTCCTGCGAACACATTCGCTTCCATTTTAAAGGAAGCTGCCTTAAGTTATCAAAGCGATTCACCCCATTAATGAGGAAAATTTGACCAAACTGTTGAATAATATGTgtaaagggaattttttttaaatagattagTGAGCAAAACGATACATGCATTTTGATACAAAATAAAGTGATATAAAATTATCCTTACGACTTAATTACcctaaatcttaattttttcaacatcttcaaaaaagaaacaaaaattctaaaagaaaatgacgattttagtaaaaaaattagcAGCTTTTTGCATAAAATCAGAATGATATCCAGGAAAATTTTCGTTTAGATATTGCCAACAGTTTCTGAGTAAAA
The genomic region above belongs to Bemisia tabaci chromosome 8, PGI_BMITA_v3 and contains:
- the LOC109044531 gene encoding protein O-linked-mannose beta-1,2-N-acetylglucosaminyltransferase 1 isoform X2; the protein is MFKANPKILFGGVFIAISCSFFTSNFYKCWIPEFTSDFDGRTSHIRDSASFEIKEILPNCGIPYECMNDTFPVHLYTGENKSDFPKLCVFGKYVLAEGVNGVGRGLNAAIVDPSHGEILAVHNFDTYLAPSSPTLEEWLQKMMELDDILIIFTFDEASKEFTSEAKKALFQLGSGKIQDLQYRSQWYMISQKGISGFTPYETLHNAKNGWWGEPINLQLCIPKKIVPLPITPDPFPRCNQLRASFCDTAPELICDEFCLGNNRHEPIGAALLTNKSLIGNAAYSTPIMVLCGKNESDSLSFLVMTLTSLIHQPGIQPVNVRLLHFAHQTHIPLLAKLFGFLSNVYQQSYSNQSETEMALDLAHNFYPQKKYIIIIESELILSPDFLFFMAQVLPVMEGDESIIGISAWNPYGYENLSSKKHEAYRVEYFPGLGFLMSMRIYTDYLRGNFSCCFERNFIGWSSTLKSLPGYTIIPDVSRVLRRPIAPSAASDEYQKMFTFQRETNVDVDAWIDHPHKLKSHQYFNEIVNKLLSSTTIHLSEHDISNCAREPNMAAINALRNFKGKSFVINYNETSSPGFGTLVSLLNCFDIYSPKDHRPFNLYKGLFRFSMNDNDVFLLEASSPFLRTHSLPF
- the LOC109044531 gene encoding protein O-linked-mannose beta-1,2-N-acetylglucosaminyltransferase 1 isoform X1; the protein is MFKANPKILFGGVFIAISCSFFTSNFYKCWIPEFTSDFGELSNTTLISQDGRTSHIRDSASFEIKEILPNCGIPYECMNDTFPVHLYTGENKSDFPKLCVFGKYVLAEGVNGVGRGLNAAIVDPSHGEILAVHNFDTYLAPSSPTLEEWLQKMMELDDILIIFTFDEASKEFTSEAKKALFQLGSGKIQDLQYRSQWYMISQKGISGFTPYETLHNAKNGWWGEPINLQLCIPKKIVPLPITPDPFPRCNQLRASFCDTAPELICDEFCLGNNRHEPIGAALLTNKSLIGNAAYSTPIMVLCGKNESDSLSFLVMTLTSLIHQPGIQPVNVRLLHFAHQTHIPLLAKLFGFLSNVYQQSYSNQSETEMALDLAHNFYPQKKYIIIIESELILSPDFLFFMAQVLPVMEGDESIIGISAWNPYGYENLSSKKHEAYRVEYFPGLGFLMSMRIYTDYLRGNFSCCFERNFIGWSSTLKSLPGYTIIPDVSRVLRRPIAPSAASDEYQKMFTFQRETNVDVDAWIDHPHKLKSHQYFNEIVNKLLSSTTIHLSEHDISNCAREPNMAAINALRNFKGKSFVINYNETSSPGFGTLVSLLNCFDIYSPKDHRPFNLYKGLFRFSMNDNDVFLLEASSPFLRTHSLPF